In a genomic window of Rhinopithecus roxellana isolate Shanxi Qingling chromosome 2, ASM756505v1, whole genome shotgun sequence:
- the LOC115892725 gene encoding uncharacterized protein LOC115892725, with the protein MEQPLYSMLAQGGPLPTHPSTCPRPHPRPLPSRGAHGSAGMARRSEKAAGRPRAAKLIISPSRFPCGLSLCAHTPHTRTRTHTRAHTQPAQAAAAAAQVRTNLSRYRLEKAAAAAAAAAAAAAAAARASLLSRRGSTAESFRSLCHSLPPPFLYFRENFFLAYWFNLIFKILGCFCVCVLFFSFLILFASRAWRAAGCRKTPSSLPSFTTTASPGKPLPTSPAGTRERGRSRRVTPNNSRQNQGTRAQPSPSRRGRRAPVRPAPTRLPVAPRGCRAMSPPRRAVPPPLPSGPEPPLSLKWLQSQVEASPDPRRWGGVGCRVEAPLLLTPRLPRGAQAPHKHTHLTLMTVQCSPAASCPRRSTPPACRCACRCDSGGPGKLGVDAGRGAWKEMGVSGPLVTWRDRHVLRV; encoded by the exons ATGGAGCAGCCCCTTTATTCAATGTTG GCTCAGGGCGGCCCActccccacccatccatccacctgcccGCGGCCTCACCCGCGCCCCCTGCCGTCCCGGGGCGCGCACGGCTCGGCGGGTATGGCTAGGAGGTCGGAGAAGGCGGCGGGCCGGCCGCGGGCTGCAAAG CTCATTATCTCGCCCTCTCGCTTCCCCTGCGGTCTCTCGCTCTGCGCGCACACAcctcacacacgcacacgcacacacacgcgcgcacacacgcaGCCGGcacaggcggcggcggcggctgcccAAGTCAGGACGAACCTCTCTAGGTACCGTCTTGAGaaggcggcagcggcggcggcggcggcggcggcggcggcggcggcggcagcccGAGCATCCCTCCTCTCCCGGAGAGGGAGCACCGCCGAGAGTTTCCGTTCCCTTTGccattcccttccccctccttttctttattttcgaGAGAATTTCTTCTTGGCTTATtggtttaatttgatttttaaaattttgggttgcttttgtgtatgtgtgctttttttttctttcctcattttatttgCATCCAGAGCATGGCGGGCTGCGGGCTGTCGGAAGAcaccctcttctcttccttcttttacaACTACGGCTTCTCCTGGGAAACCCCTTCCAACCAG CCCAGCGGGAACCCGAGAAAGAGGCAGGAGCCGGCGCGTTACCCCGAACAACTCCAGGCAGAACCAGGGAACTCGAGCGCAACCTTCCCCAAGTCGCCGCGGGCGCCGCGCCCCTGTGCGCCCGGCGCCTACCCGCCTTCCAGTTGCACCGAGGGGCTGCAGAGCCATGAGCCCCCCGCGACGTGCTGtcccccctccactcccctcGGGGCCCGAGCCGCCTCTTTCCCTAAAATGGCTGCAATCTCAAGTAGAGGCGTCCCCTGACCCGCGGaggtgggggggggtggggtgcAGAGTGGAGGCTCCGCTCCTCCTGACCCCGCGCCTCCCCCGGGGCGCACAAGcaccccacaaacacacacacttaacTTTGATGACTGTGCAATGCAGTCCGGCTGCATCGTGCCCTAGACGCTCCACGCCGCCGGCCTGTAGGTGTGCGTGTCGGTGTGACTCGGGGGGCCCAGGAAAACTGGGGGTAGACGCCGGAAGGGGGGCGTGGAAGGAAATGGGTGTCAGCGGGCCACTGGTAACCTGGAGAGACAGGCATGTGCTCAGGGTCTAG